A region of the Pseudonocardia cypriaca genome:
CGCACGCAGGACGGTCAGCAGGTCGGCGACGCCTTCCCGGGGATTGGTCACGAGCACGTCGCGCACCATCACGTCACCGACGGTCGCCCCGGGAACGTCCGGGGCGCGGTCGAAGATCGGCACGTTCGGGTCGGGCGGGAACCGGCCGGCCAGCAGCTCCGCCTCGCCGACCACACCGACCAGGCGACCTTCGCCGCCGACCACCGGCAGGCAGGTGAAGCCGGTTGCGTCGAGCTTCGCGATGGCCTCCTTCACCGGGAGCTCCGGCGGCACGACGACGGCGGGCTTGGACATGATCTCGCGGATCCGCACGGGCAGCTCCTCTCCGGGGCTTCTGCCACCGAGGGTATGCGCGCACCGATCGATGGTCCGGAGGCGTCGGGCCCGCGGCACAGGGGCGAAGGTCCCGCTCGGCTCAACGATCCCGCTGGTCCCACCAGGCGAGCACGCGCGTCCCGAACAGCGTCAGCCACTTCGACGGCTCCCCCGCCGGCACGTCGACCTCGAACCACACCCGGCCGGGATGCCTCCCGGCCTGCACCCACGTGCCGTCGGGCCCTCTGGCAGCGCGGACGATCGCGATCGCGTCGGCCATGCGCGGGTCCGGCGCCGTGCCGTCGACCAGTGACGCCTGGCGGAAGTACTCGGCGGCGTTGAGCACGTCGTAGGACCAGCGGAACGGGTAGGCGAAGCGGCCGACCCACGGTCCGACGGGCTCCCCCGTCGACAGACGCCGGAACAGCTCGCGGCGGAGGAGGTACTCCTCACCGGAGCGGCGGGCGGCGCGCGTCGCCTCCGTGCCGCCGGTCGCCGCGTCGTACGCGAGCAGACCCTTGAGGGAGTTCAGCGTCGAGTGGAACGACGACCTGGTCGAGCCCTCCACCCACTCGCAGTTCCAGCCGCCGTCCGGCAGCTGGTGGTCGACGAACCAGGAGACGATGCCGGTGACGTCGGCGCCGAGCCACAGTCCGTTGGCGACGGTCCAGGCGTTGATGCAGCAGTCGACCTCACCGGCCCAGTACGGCAGGTCGTCGTACTCCCAGCGGCAGTTCTCGGCGAGCAGCTCGGCCGTGCGGCGCTCCCGCAGGACGGCGGCGTCGAGGCCCCATTCCCGCAGCGAGTTGAGCGTCCAGGTCGTGGCCGTCCACGGCTGTCCGGCCTCTCCCGCCTCCGGCGTGAAGCCGGCGGGGAAGAACGCGCCGCCCGCCCACCGGCCGTCCGGCTCCTGGAGCGCGAGCAGGCGCGCGCCGAAGCCTTCGGTGGCGATCCGGGCCCGCGTCGACTCCCAGACCTCGGGCGGGGCAGCCATGAGGTCGCGCTCGACCTGCCAGCGCAACGTGGGGTCGGAGTTGTGGAGCCACGCCGTCACGTCGTTCAGCACAGCCCGCGACGCTAGCGCCCCGCCCCGTCGACACGGTTGTCCCGCAAGCGCGGTAAGAGTGTAATCCGTTCCGGTACCCCAACCGGGAGGCGGTGAGGCGCGATGGCGGCGTCAGGCCGGGTGGTCGGAGACCTCCGAGCACGGCGCCACGGTGTCGCGCGGCTGATCCCGGCGGCCGGGCTCGGTGCCTGCCCCGCTCATCCGGACACGCCGGCGGCGGCGCGGCCGGCCGGCGAGACCACCGAGGGCGCTCGGCGGTGTCAGCGGTGGACGCTTGCCGTGGTGTGCCTGGCCTCTGCACTGCTGCTGTTCAACGTGACCGCGCCGAACGTCGCGCTGCCCGCGATCGCGGTCGATCTGTCCGCGGGCTTCAGCGCCCAGCAGTGGGTGCTGTCGGCGTACGCGATGGTGCTGGCGTCGCTGCTGCTGGCCGGCGGCGCGCTCGGCGACCGCTACGGCAGGCGGCGGCTGTTCCTGCTCGGCCTCGCGGGCTTCTGGGTGGGGTCCCTGCTCTGCACGCTGGCGCCGACCACGGAGCTGCTCATCGTCGGACGGCTGGTCCAGGGCGCGGGCGCCGCGGCGCTCTTCCCGTCCGGGCTCGCGCTGATCGCGGCGGAGTTCGACGGGCCGGCTCGGGCCCGCGCGATCGGTGTCTGGGGAGCCAGC
Encoded here:
- a CDS encoding CBS domain-containing protein, yielding MRIREIMSKPAVVVPPELPVKEAIAKLDATGFTCLPVVGGEGRLVGVVGEAELLAGRFPPDPNVPIFDRAPDVPGATVGDVMVRDVLVTNPREGVADLLTVLRAAHVRSVPVVDDGIVVGVVTYRDLLRALARDDASIEADVRRKLDIYGGVGRWRAEVRGGEVTIFDDHSDPVARSGAIRVAESVLGVSRCRVVDTAESADSASPR
- a CDS encoding squalene cyclase yields the protein MAAPPEVWESTRARIATEGFGARLLALQEPDGRWAGGAFFPAGFTPEAGEAGQPWTATTWTLNSLREWGLDAAVLRERRTAELLAENCRWEYDDLPYWAGEVDCCINAWTVANGLWLGADVTGIVSWFVDHQLPDGGWNCEWVEGSTRSSFHSTLNSLKGLLAYDAATGGTEATRAARRSGEEYLLRRELFRRLSTGEPVGPWVGRFAYPFRWSYDVLNAAEYFRQASLVDGTAPDPRMADAIAIVRAARGPDGTWVQAGRHPGRVWFEVDVPAGEPSKWLTLFGTRVLAWWDQRDR